From Pusillibacter faecalis, one genomic window encodes:
- a CDS encoding YkvI family membrane protein, whose protein sequence is MMNQEYTARGIAKYAGAFIAWMIGSGFASGQETLQFFTSYGLASYTAIGLNFIGTLFFGVVFVETGYRNRELSPFNHFLYFCGNRAGRFYSGLIAVIVFLLMAVLISGAGATLQEYYGLNHLAGSLLMAAAVLAAYLSGFERLIFVISKVGPAVIAFTLAVGVITAVRDWGDLSMASSQAAVLSPLRTSPHWGISSLLYLSLNFLSGGAYFTQLGVSAEREKDVTYGMIVGIVVLMAAIAIVNTAFLLNAQPMAELSIPILYLAEKISHPLGAAFSIILILGIFSSCSSMMWTVCSRFSFSEKRTQQLFAAGVAAGAFFIGLLPFTKLISVFYPLVGYAGILLLLMVVRKVLREKDERTPAPSKPE, encoded by the coding sequence ATGATGAACCAGGAATATACCGCCAGGGGGATTGCCAAATACGCGGGGGCCTTTATCGCGTGGATGATTGGCTCCGGGTTTGCCTCAGGTCAGGAGACGCTGCAGTTTTTCACCAGTTATGGACTGGCAAGCTACACTGCCATCGGCCTTAATTTCATCGGCACGCTGTTTTTCGGGGTTGTTTTTGTGGAGACGGGGTATCGGAACCGGGAGCTCTCCCCCTTCAACCATTTTCTTTACTTCTGCGGGAATCGGGCAGGCCGGTTCTATTCCGGTCTGATCGCCGTTATTGTGTTTTTGCTGATGGCGGTTTTAATCTCGGGTGCGGGAGCCACCCTGCAGGAATACTATGGTCTGAACCACCTCGCAGGGTCGTTGTTGATGGCGGCAGCAGTTTTGGCTGCGTACCTCTCTGGGTTTGAGCGGTTGATCTTTGTCATCTCCAAGGTCGGTCCTGCCGTGATCGCCTTCACCCTGGCTGTCGGGGTGATCACGGCTGTTCGGGACTGGGGAGATCTATCCATGGCATCCAGCCAGGCTGCCGTGCTCTCTCCCCTGCGGACATCGCCGCACTGGGGCATCAGCTCACTGTTATACCTCTCTCTAAACTTTCTCTCCGGCGGTGCGTATTTTACGCAGCTGGGCGTCAGCGCGGAGCGGGAAAAGGATGTAACATACGGCATGATCGTAGGAATTGTGGTTCTCATGGCCGCCATCGCCATCGTGAACACCGCTTTTTTGCTCAACGCCCAGCCCATGGCGGAGCTGTCCATTCCAATTCTGTACCTGGCGGAAAAAATCTCCCACCCCCTGGGCGCCGCCTTTTCCATTATTTTGATTCTTGGTATTTTCTCCTCCTGCTCCTCCATGATGTGGACGGTATGCAGCCGCTTCTCTTTCTCTGAAAAGCGCACGCAGCAGCTCTTTGCCGCAGGTGTAGCTGCGGGAGCCTTTTTCATTGGGCTGCTGCCGTTTACCAAGCTCATCAGTGTCTTTTATCCCCTAGTGGGCTATGCGGGCATTCTGCTTCTTCTCATGGTGGTCCGCAAAGTCTTGCGTGAGAAGGATGAGAGAACGCCCGCGCCCTCAAAGCCCGAGTAA
- a CDS encoding dihydroxy-acid dehydratase: MYNMKKERSYWEGTHAANRRIMYLAAGHEQEDIVKKPHIGIANTFFEGSPGTGHLRSLAESVKKGIWMNGGMPMEFGVPATCGNIATGSDGLRYELVLRDIVAMSIEAVVRVHKLDGLVILASCDNVIAGAYLAALRVHIPCIVVTGGIMGAGSYCGQALVQADVDVAAIRGDSELLDIVQEHVCPSFGACPSMGTACTMQILGEALNLVLPGTSTIPAADNLKLRSCVRAGRFIVEQVRRGICPEDLMSREVLFNTVMLDLAIAGSTNAVLHLLAYSQELGLGLTLDDFDRIARRIKCLVGVVPSGRHTVIDLDRAGGVPAVMKRLETELYTGETTLLGNTWGEYLTGVQVPDDSIIHPLQAPFSDIAGIRILRGNLAEEGAVCRPTGVPGSMRAFSGRARVFDQEELAAEAVMRDEIQAGDVIVLRYEGPKGSPGMNELMKVTDRLIAKGMEQTVALITDGRFSGFNHGTIIGHVAPEAMAGGLIAFVEDGDIITYSIPEGILQLEVTEDVIAERKQRWKKPEPKIKSGVLALYGATCRPASEGAAMQNW; encoded by the coding sequence ATGTACAACATGAAAAAAGAGCGCAGCTACTGGGAGGGTACCCACGCGGCCAACCGGAGAATCATGTATCTTGCGGCAGGCCATGAACAAGAGGACATTGTCAAAAAGCCCCACATCGGTATCGCAAATACGTTCTTTGAGGGTTCCCCGGGCACCGGACATCTGCGGAGTCTGGCGGAGTCTGTCAAAAAGGGCATCTGGATGAATGGGGGGATGCCGATGGAGTTCGGCGTTCCCGCCACCTGCGGAAACATCGCCACCGGCTCCGACGGGCTGCGCTATGAACTGGTCTTGCGGGATATTGTCGCCATGTCCATTGAGGCTGTTGTCCGCGTCCACAAGCTGGATGGACTGGTGATTCTGGCCTCCTGCGACAATGTGATCGCCGGGGCATATCTGGCGGCTCTGCGGGTTCATATCCCCTGTATCGTTGTCACCGGCGGCATCATGGGGGCAGGAAGCTACTGCGGGCAAGCCCTGGTGCAGGCCGATGTGGATGTGGCCGCCATCCGGGGAGACTCGGAGCTTCTCGACATCGTACAGGAGCATGTCTGTCCCTCTTTCGGAGCCTGTCCATCCATGGGTACGGCATGCACCATGCAGATTCTGGGCGAGGCGCTGAACCTGGTTCTTCCGGGAACTTCCACCATCCCAGCTGCAGACAATTTAAAGCTGCGAAGCTGCGTCCGGGCCGGTCGCTTTATCGTAGAGCAGGTCCGGCGCGGCATATGCCCGGAAGATTTAATGAGCCGGGAGGTTCTTTTCAATACAGTGATGCTGGATCTGGCCATAGCCGGCTCCACCAACGCAGTGCTCCACCTGCTGGCGTACAGCCAGGAGCTGGGGCTGGGACTCACGTTGGATGACTTCGACCGCATCGCCCGGAGAATCAAATGTCTGGTGGGCGTGGTGCCCAGCGGCCGTCACACCGTGATTGACCTTGATCGTGCCGGCGGTGTGCCCGCCGTGATGAAGCGCCTGGAGACGGAACTATATACCGGGGAAACAACACTGCTTGGAAATACCTGGGGCGAGTATCTCACTGGAGTCCAAGTCCCAGACGACAGTATCATTCATCCCCTGCAAGCCCCCTTCAGCGATATTGCCGGCATACGGATTCTCCGGGGAAATTTGGCGGAAGAGGGCGCGGTCTGCCGCCCCACTGGCGTACCGGGGAGCATGCGTGCCTTCTCTGGACGGGCGCGGGTCTTTGATCAGGAGGAACTGGCTGCGGAGGCGGTGATGCGGGACGAAATCCAGGCGGGAGACGTAATCGTACTGCGCTACGAGGGTCCCAAGGGTTCCCCCGGCATGAACGAGCTGATGAAGGTGACAGATCGGCTCATCGCCAAAGGTATGGAGCAGACGGTTGCCCTGATTACGGACGGGCGCTTCTCCGGTTTCAACCATGGCACCATCATCGGGCACGTGGCACCGGAGGCCATGGCCGGCGGCCTCATCGCTTTTGTGGAGGACGGCGATATCATTACATACAGCATTCCAGAGGGTATCTTGCAGCTAGAGGTAACGGAGGATGTGATCGCGGAGCGAAAGCAACGCTGGAAGAAGCCAGAGCCCAAGATCAAAAGCGGTGTGCTGGCCCTCTATGGAGCCACCTGCCGGCCAGCCTCCGAGGGCGCAGCCATGCAGAACTGGTGA